Proteins co-encoded in one Halorussus vallis genomic window:
- a CDS encoding DUF7282 domain-containing protein: MEDHDSNASRTDDTARTSRRRFLGACATTGLLLGTTVPGSGRTAVGGTPATKRVDGRRRSAAAARAEDPAAAESTTTPTDGASVSFTAQTSDGETVTVDSATLPKDGFVAIYETRAGGDAPAERVVGVSEYLPSGTHENVEITLFDVPGADFDRTRLSTDRRLLAVAHQDTDTNRQFEFVSSGGTQDPPFVAGGERVADVACVSVRRC; this comes from the coding sequence ATGGAAGACCACGACTCGAACGCTTCACGAACCGACGATACCGCTCGAACGTCGCGCCGTCGATTCCTCGGGGCGTGTGCGACGACCGGCCTCCTGCTCGGGACGACCGTCCCGGGGTCCGGACGAACCGCCGTCGGCGGAACTCCCGCGACGAAACGAGTCGACGGGCGCAGGCGGTCGGCGGCGGCCGCCCGCGCCGAGGACCCCGCGGCCGCGGAATCGACTACCACGCCGACGGACGGGGCGAGCGTGTCGTTCACCGCCCAGACTAGCGACGGCGAGACGGTCACCGTCGATTCGGCGACGCTCCCCAAGGACGGTTTCGTCGCGATATACGAGACGCGGGCCGGAGGCGACGCGCCCGCCGAACGCGTCGTCGGCGTCTCCGAGTACCTCCCGTCGGGAACCCACGAGAACGTCGAAATAACGCTGTTCGACGTGCCCGGCGCCGACTTCGACCGGACGCGACTCTCGACCGACCGGAGACTCCTCGCGGTGGCCCACCAGGATACGGACACGAACCGGCAGTTCGAGTTCGTCTCGTCCGGCGGCACGCAGGACCCGCCGTTCGTCGCGGGCGGCGAGCGAGTCGCCGACGTCGCCTGCGTCTCGGTGCGTCGCTGCTGA
- a CDS encoding YqjF family protein produces MVLPIRMGWRHLLFANWPVDPSPVATQLPDALDVETYDGRAWLSAVPFTNVAVRPAGVPRRLGFRLPELNLRTYVTHDGEPGVYFFSLDAHGVLGVVGARVLHQLPYYYARMSLEVEAGTVDFESRRRHPGARSVDFTAAYGPAGEEFVAEPGSLAAFLTERDRYYAEGASGDICHADVHHGPWPLYPAEATVEGDSLFRANGFERPDGEPVCYYSPGVDTVASPSGGW; encoded by the coding sequence ATGGTCCTCCCGATACGGATGGGGTGGCGACACCTCCTCTTCGCCAACTGGCCGGTCGACCCGTCGCCGGTCGCGACGCAACTCCCGGACGCGCTCGACGTCGAAACCTACGACGGGCGGGCGTGGCTCTCGGCGGTCCCGTTCACCAACGTCGCCGTCCGCCCGGCGGGCGTTCCCCGCCGACTCGGCTTCCGCCTGCCGGAACTCAACCTCCGGACGTACGTCACCCACGACGGCGAACCGGGCGTGTACTTCTTCAGCCTCGACGCCCACGGCGTTCTGGGCGTGGTCGGCGCGCGCGTCCTCCACCAACTCCCGTACTACTACGCCCGGATGTCGCTCGAAGTCGAGGCGGGCACCGTCGACTTCGAGAGTCGACGGCGTCACCCGGGGGCGCGCTCGGTCGACTTCACCGCCGCGTACGGTCCCGCCGGCGAGGAGTTCGTCGCCGAACCGGGGTCACTGGCCGCGTTCCTCACCGAGCGCGACCGGTACTACGCCGAGGGCGCGTCCGGAGATATCTGCCACGCCGACGTCCACCACGGCCCCTGGCCGCTCTACCCAGCGGAAGCGACCGTCGAGGGTGACTCGCTCTTCCGCGCTAACGGATTCGAGCGCCCCGACGGCGAACCGGTCTGTTACTACAGTCCGGGCGTCGACACCGTCGCCTCGCCGAGCGGCGGGTGGTGA
- a CDS encoding thiol-disulfide oxidoreductase DCC family protein → MSADGPDRADPADVSDDHPVLLFDGVCNLCNGAIQFVVDADPDAVFRFAPLQSPVGRDLLASCGLPTDEMDTVVLVEDGECYTKSAAALRVARRLGVPYSLLWPFRFVPRPIRDAVYDVVAANRYRWFGRREGCMVPSPDVESRFLDRN, encoded by the coding sequence ATGAGCGCCGATGGCCCCGACCGCGCCGACCCGGCGGACGTCTCCGACGACCACCCGGTCCTGTTGTTCGACGGCGTCTGTAACCTCTGCAACGGGGCGATTCAGTTCGTCGTCGACGCCGACCCGGATGCCGTCTTCCGGTTCGCGCCGCTCCAGTCGCCGGTCGGCCGCGACCTCCTCGCCAGTTGCGGCCTCCCGACCGACGAGATGGACACCGTGGTCCTGGTCGAGGACGGCGAGTGCTACACGAAGTCGGCGGCCGCGCTCCGGGTCGCCCGGCGACTCGGCGTCCCCTACTCGCTCCTGTGGCCGTTTCGGTTCGTCCCGCGGCCGATTCGGGACGCCGTCTACGACGTTGTCGCCGCGAACCGCTATCGGTGGTTCGGCCGGCGCGAGGGGTGCATGGTGCCCTCGCCCGACGTCGAATCGCGGTTCCTCGACCGGAACTAG
- a CDS encoding ABC transporter ATP-binding protein yields the protein MRLDGVSVEYDGVRALADAELRVGEGEFVTVIGPSGCGKTTMLRTVGGLQEPTAGSVRVAGDPPERAKQAGDVGFVFQRHALLPWKSALGNVTFLRKMAGESPDPEGARELLSTVGLGGFEDARPAELSGGMKQRVAIARALHLGASVLLMDEPFGELDELTREEMGVEVRRVWREEGKTVLFVTHSVPEAVFLADRCVVMSGDPGRIEGVFDVDLPRPRDESVYGTAAFQEQVARVRTALHAGAGFGASNSGTESAGNVSPERGDIDGDRR from the coding sequence ATTCGCCTCGACGGCGTGAGCGTGGAGTACGACGGCGTGCGCGCCCTCGCCGACGCGGAGCTCCGCGTCGGCGAGGGCGAGTTCGTCACCGTCATCGGGCCGTCGGGGTGCGGCAAGACGACCATGCTCCGGACCGTCGGCGGGTTGCAGGAGCCGACCGCGGGGTCGGTCCGCGTCGCCGGCGACCCGCCAGAACGGGCCAAACAGGCCGGCGACGTGGGATTCGTCTTCCAGCGCCACGCGCTCCTGCCGTGGAAGTCGGCGCTGGGTAACGTCACCTTCCTCCGGAAGATGGCCGGCGAGTCGCCCGACCCCGAGGGGGCCAGAGAACTGCTCTCGACCGTCGGCCTCGGAGGCTTCGAGGACGCCCGGCCCGCCGAACTCTCCGGCGGGATGAAACAGCGCGTCGCCATCGCGCGAGCGCTCCACCTGGGGGCCTCGGTGCTACTGATGGACGAACCGTTCGGCGAACTCGACGAACTCACCCGCGAGGAGATGGGCGTCGAGGTCCGGCGGGTGTGGCGCGAGGAGGGAAAGACCGTCCTCTTCGTCACCCACAGCGTCCCGGAGGCGGTGTTCCTGGCCGACCGATGCGTCGTGATGAGCGGCGACCCCGGCCGCATCGAGGGCGTCTTCGACGTCGACCTCCCCCGCCCGCGCGACGAGTCGGTGTACGGCACCGCGGCGTTCCAGGAGCAGGTCGCCCGCGTCCGGACCGCGCTCCACGCCGGGGCCGGGTTCGGCGCGTCGAACTCGGGCACGGAGAGCGCGGGGAACGTCTCACCGGAGCGAGGTGACATCGACGGTGACCGTCGCTGA
- a CDS encoding ABC transporter permease, which translates to MTVADSPADGTPADEAHANGSSGPESLADRTPAASVVLPTAALAVGVFAWWAVVTLFGVPAYLLPSPVAVAARLLDRPDLYVRNGWVTLQTVLSGGALGALAGLLAAVGVVQSSLLRRALYPYLVTARVLPKVALAPVLLVFVGTGTGTAQTFVALVAFFPVFVDAVAGLDETPDRYLDLLESVDAGPVRTFLFVRLPAALPAVFAGLKQSAALAVVGAVVAEWILTDEGLGFLVLVGAENVQTAAVLAAVAVLFIEGYAVYGLVALAQKRVDWRS; encoded by the coding sequence GTGACCGTCGCTGACTCGCCCGCAGACGGAACGCCCGCCGACGAAGCACACGCTAACGGGTCGTCCGGTCCCGAATCGCTCGCCGACCGGACGCCCGCGGCGAGTGTCGTCCTCCCGACGGCCGCGCTCGCGGTCGGCGTCTTCGCGTGGTGGGCGGTGGTCACCCTCTTCGGCGTCCCCGCATACCTCCTGCCCTCGCCGGTCGCCGTGGCGGCCAGACTCCTCGACCGACCCGACCTCTACGTCCGGAACGGGTGGGTGACTCTCCAGACGGTGCTGTCGGGCGGCGCGCTCGGCGCGCTCGCCGGACTCCTCGCCGCGGTCGGCGTCGTCCAGTCGTCGCTGCTCCGGCGCGCGCTGTACCCCTACCTCGTCACCGCGCGCGTGCTCCCGAAGGTCGCGCTCGCGCCGGTCCTGCTGGTGTTCGTGGGGACGGGTACCGGGACCGCCCAGACGTTCGTCGCGCTGGTGGCGTTCTTCCCGGTGTTCGTCGACGCCGTCGCGGGGTTGGACGAGACGCCCGACCGCTACCTAGACCTGCTCGAATCGGTCGACGCCGGCCCGGTCCGGACGTTCCTGTTCGTCCGACTCCCGGCCGCGCTCCCCGCCGTGTTCGCCGGCCTCAAGCAGTCGGCCGCGCTGGCGGTCGTCGGCGCCGTCGTCGCCGAGTGGATTCTCACCGACGAGGGACTCGGTTTCCTCGTCCTGGTCGGCGCGGAGAACGTCCAGACGGCGGCCGTGCTCGCGGCGGTCGCGGTACTTTTCATAGAGGGATATGCGGTTTATGGGCTGGTGGCGCTGGCCCAGAAGCGAGTGGACTGGCGGTCGTGA
- a CDS encoding ABC transporter permease: protein MATDRGANHGHRRRTRAGSRVRELAASAGPPLAVAALGVVGWWWAIQASGVPPVVFPGPRDVAVALAAEWQTLLGAAGITAATAGLGLIAGGAVGVALALAMVASETAAAVARPYVVALRIVPLVAVAPLLFRWFGHGLGARALLAATLAVFPVTVAAYDGLRATPREYLDLARSVGAPTGARLVRVRLPAAAPETFAGLKVAAAASVVGAVVAEFLTLTAGLGYRVFHASTRLQTPRMIAALFALAALGVAFYLVPAFVERRIRRR from the coding sequence ATGGCGACCGACCGCGGAGCGAACCACGGACATCGGCGGCGGACGCGGGCGGGTTCGCGCGTACGCGAACTCGCCGCGAGCGCGGGACCGCCGCTGGCGGTCGCCGCGCTCGGGGTCGTCGGGTGGTGGTGGGCCATCCAGGCGTCGGGCGTGCCGCCCGTCGTCTTTCCCGGCCCCCGGGACGTGGCGGTCGCACTCGCCGCCGAGTGGCAGACGCTCCTAGGTGCGGCCGGAATCACGGCCGCGACTGCGGGACTCGGACTGATCGCCGGGGGCGCCGTCGGCGTCGCGCTCGCGCTCGCGATGGTCGCCTCCGAGACGGCCGCGGCGGTCGCCCGGCCCTACGTGGTCGCGCTCCGAATCGTCCCGCTGGTCGCCGTCGCGCCGCTCCTCTTCCGGTGGTTCGGCCACGGCCTCGGCGCGCGGGCGCTGCTCGCGGCCACGCTCGCGGTCTTCCCGGTGACGGTCGCGGCCTACGACGGCCTCCGGGCGACTCCGCGGGAGTACCTCGACCTCGCGCGGTCGGTCGGCGCGCCGACCGGCGCGCGACTGGTGCGGGTTCGGCTTCCGGCCGCCGCGCCCGAGACGTTCGCGGGGCTGAAGGTCGCGGCCGCCGCGAGCGTCGTCGGGGCGGTGGTCGCGGAGTTCCTGACGCTCACCGCGGGACTCGGCTACCGGGTGTTCCACGCCTCGACGCGACTCCAGACGCCGCGGATGATCGCCGCGCTGTTCGCGCTCGCGGCGCTCGGCGTGGCGTTCTACCTCGTGCCCGCGTTCGTCGAGCGGCGGATTCGTCGGAGGTAG
- a CDS encoding ABC transporter substrate-binding protein — translation MGETRRQFLRATGASAVGFAGAVGGAAGQSDGVSLLLNWKPSGLHVPYYVAKARGYYQQARAPVSEIKAGQGSDFSAKQVGLGNVPFAVTSADQVLNVRSRGLSPRSVGVMMQRSPVVVFTTRETFGGKLTSVDQLTGKTVGTGPGMVKLLTRLLLKEKGVLSQVELVDTGYDTVQQLLGGKIDAAGGVFGDAVVARQKGNRVSSVSVAEAIPSYGHVVATEESYAKQNAGTVRSFLRATARGAAWATNNPGKATDILVKAEPSLAETREVQRAKWEQMARQYVLSNAVREHGWGWSESKPWRTMYRALRDGGLLGGKTDPAAAWTNDHLPTDARAVGEYASLVRVGRSGTTTTGGTTTATGNTTTTSNG, via the coding sequence ATGGGGGAGACACGACGACAGTTCCTTCGAGCGACGGGTGCTTCGGCGGTCGGATTCGCGGGCGCGGTCGGCGGTGCGGCCGGCCAGTCGGACGGCGTCAGCCTGCTGTTGAACTGGAAGCCGAGCGGGCTTCACGTCCCGTACTACGTGGCCAAGGCGAGGGGGTACTACCAGCAAGCCAGGGCGCCGGTGAGCGAGATAAAAGCCGGGCAGGGCTCGGACTTCTCGGCCAAGCAGGTCGGCCTGGGCAACGTCCCGTTCGCCGTCACCAGCGCCGACCAGGTGCTCAACGTCCGGAGCCGCGGCCTCTCGCCCCGTTCGGTCGGGGTGATGATGCAGCGGAGTCCGGTCGTGGTGTTCACCACGCGCGAGACGTTCGGCGGGAAACTCACGAGCGTCGACCAGCTAACGGGCAAGACGGTCGGCACCGGGCCGGGGATGGTAAAGCTCCTGACGAGGCTCCTGCTGAAGGAGAAGGGCGTCCTCTCGCAGGTCGAACTGGTCGACACGGGCTACGACACGGTCCAGCAGCTACTGGGCGGGAAGATAGACGCCGCGGGCGGCGTCTTCGGCGACGCGGTGGTCGCCCGCCAGAAGGGTAACCGGGTTTCGTCCGTCTCGGTCGCCGAGGCGATACCCTCCTACGGTCACGTCGTCGCGACCGAGGAGTCCTACGCGAAGCAGAACGCCGGGACCGTCCGGAGTTTCCTGCGGGCGACCGCCCGCGGCGCGGCGTGGGCGACGAACAACCCCGGGAAAGCCACCGACATCCTGGTGAAGGCCGAACCCTCGCTCGCCGAGACGCGCGAGGTACAGCGCGCGAAGTGGGAGCAGATGGCCCGCCAGTACGTCCTCTCGAACGCGGTCCGGGAGCACGGCTGGGGGTGGAGCGAGTCGAAGCCCTGGCGGACGATGTACCGGGCGCTCCGCGACGGCGGCCTGCTCGGCGGGAAGACCGACCCGGCGGCGGCGTGGACCAACGACCACCTCCCGACCGACGCCCGAGCAGTCGGGGAGTACGCCTCGCTCGTGCGCGTCGGGCGGTCCGGAACGACGACGACCGGCGGGACGACCACCGCGACCGGAAACACCACGACGACCTCCAACGGATAG